The sequence below is a genomic window from Ensifer adhaerens.
TATTTGTGGCTTTCGGCGGTGGGTCCGGCAAGCGCCGCTGCGAAGAGGCCTGGATCATTTTCCCAAAGCCTGCCGGCATGCGCGGCAACGAACCGTTTCGGAATTCCGATATCGACGACATGAAGGGTCCCGCAGAGTTCGCGGCCGGGAAGCAGCAGGTGCCCCGGCTTTCTCGCCATGAACGTGACGGTATGGCGGGCCGCAAAGGCACCACCACGAACCTCGCCGGTTTCGCCGTCGAGACCTGAGGGAATATCGGCAGCAATCACCGGAAGACCTTGAGCCCTTACAGTCGCAATGATCGCTGCGATCTCCGGCGAAACGTCGCGAGACAGGCCGCCCCCGAAGATCGCGTCAATGATGACATCGCCGGGTGTGGCGACATAGTCGCCGAGCGGCGCTGCCTCCCCGGCAAATCGGGCCCGTGCCTTGGCCGCATCTCCTGCAAGAACTCCTGCCGTCACCGCGAAAACGACCACGTTTGCGCCGGAGCGGGCAAGCGCCGCCGCCGCGACGTAGCCGTCGCCGCCGTTGTTTCCGGGGCCACACAGGACTGCAAAGCGCTGCGCATCGGGATATTGAGCAAGCGCCAGCGCGGCCAGCGCCTCTCCCGCATTCGTCATAAGCTGGAACGAATCTATTCCCGACGCGGCTGCATCCGCATCAACACGGCTCATGTCATGCGGACCGATGAGAATTCGTTCAAAGTCGTGCTTCATCTCTGTCCTCAACGTCCGTCTGGGCTTTTCTCGTGACGCAAAAAGTCCAATATTTGTGCATTTGATGAATACATGGGCACATTTGTATTGCCCTTGAGCGGTGCCTGCGATCCCTGCCCTGCTGCATTGCACAGTCCAATCATGTTTTCGCAGAGAATTCACCGAATGCCACTGGCCTTTTACGCCGATTTGGGTGAAAACTCTTTGGGAACGAGGCGATATCAACCGAATTTTGCCGCAACTTCAGGCAATTGGCATGATATCTGCATTGAGTTGGGCGCGGGGACAATATTGGCCCCACGTCAACGGGAGAAGCGGAGAAGTATTTTCTCATGAAAAAGATCGAAGCGATCATCAAGCCCTTCAAGCTCGACGAAGTGAAGGAAGCACTGCAGGAAGTCGGCCTGCAGGGTATCACTGTGACCGAAGCCAAGGGCTTTGGCCGTCAGAAGGGCCATACTGAACTCTATCGCGGCGCCGAATATGTCGTCGACTTCCTCCCCAAGGTGAAGGTCGAGGTGGTGCTTGCGGACGAGAATGCGGAAACCGTCATCGAGACGATCCGCAAGGCGGCGCAGACCGGCCGTATCGGCGACGGAAAGATCTTCGTATCCAATATCGAGGAAGTCATCCGTATCCGCACCGGCGAGACGGGCATCGACGCCATCTGACCTTGATCCGGAAACGGGTCGAGATTTAGGGACTGGAAACACCTGTCGTCATCAAAAAGGGATAAACTCAAATGGCGAAATCGAACGATATTCTGAAGCAGATCAAGGACAACGACGTCAAGTTCGTTGACCTGCGCTTCACGGATCCCAAGGGCAAGCTGCAGCATGTGACCATGGACGTATCCTGCGTCGATGAAGACATGTTTGCCGACGGCGTCATGTTTGACGGTTCCTCGATCGGCGGCTGGAAGGCCATCAACGAGTCCGACATGGTGCTGATGCCCGACGCGGAAACGGCCCATATGGACCCGTTCTTCGCGCAGTCGACGATGGCTATC
It includes:
- a CDS encoding nitrogen regulatory protein P-II family; protein product: MKKIEAIIKPFKLDEVKEALQEVGLQGITVTEAKGFGRQKGHTELYRGAEYVVDFLPKVKVEVVLADENAETVIETIRKAAQTGRIGDGKIFVSNIEEVIRIRTGETGIDAI